The DNA segment gtattttccgcaagcatggcgtcaacatcgcgcacgtccccgctggcaaggtgcgaacagaactggtgaatgtgaaggacaagctccctcgtgaaagatttccaggtgttgtgtatgagattgactgcgccgattgctcatcaatatatatcggtgaaacaaaggacttcaggagacgcctgagagagcaccagaatgACGTCCGAAACCAGAAAGTAGCATCTATCGCCATCgcagagcatgtgcaagaatccggccacgagattagcTGGGATCAaataaagatattgacaacagaaaagaacacatcagcacggcagaatcttaaGTCACCTATtttacagacatcgtctaacacattaaacaggaacgacggaactctgcatcctatctatgctgaatcattaaaaacgctactgggtgctacaaaaggacggatccgtgcgccgattgtttcatagtgaacaagggagccgtagtgctcccgaaacgtcttttcatcttttgactttggccagtgaccagcaatctgcatcaccatgattcctgaccagacggtatgccgtcaaaccctcgactacatcccTCTCTTCTGCTTTGCGGCTCCTCTTCGCTTGTCGACTTTGGCTCCTACGCGATGCTAAACCTGAGCACTCCCCGGAATAATCGCGCTACGTATGACATCGGTGCTTGCATGCGCCGCTCGCGTTTTTTGGCACCGCGAgggaagagaaaggaagaaatggcgtGAAAGTACGTGACGGCGTCCCACCATTGGGAGGGCCTGATGTCGAGAGTATGGACAGTATTGGAGGTGAGCGGCGTGCTTCAGAAGTtaatggtggaaattattccagagacctccactacggcacctctttctctttttccctcccaccttcctcccttcttttacggcgcagtTCCGGTGTCCCCCGGCACATGCGATTCAGTAAGTGCAGTCCCGCCTTATATCATGTGAAGGTACCTTTGGGGAAACCCATATTTTCGCGACGTAtgagagacaattactgcgccattacctttcatcaaaaaaccaattttcaattttttcttccgAGGTTCGCTTTATTTTCAGCTCATTGAGGGGATTCAGATACAACGTGGAGAATGATTATACACGTCTTTACATTCCTTGATCGGCACTCGGCGTTGCCTATGCAGCTACTTGACGAACGCCACTTGATGGCTTCAACGAAGTACGGAAATTGGAATGTGGTTGTGTAAAAGCACTACGGGCTCGCTTAATGTGCTCGCCGAAATTTTTATTGTGTATTTTTGCTTGCGAATGATTGCGCACATTATGAAACAAGAAAATCTTTGTGAATGTGGCGTCCGCATTTTTTCATGCAGGAAACTCGAAATTTCGCAACAAACGCGTCCCTTTCCACCCTTGCTTGCTCTTAGGAGAGAATACACTAGGAAACCTGACACGAGTAGTTAGTTAAATTCCTAAAACAAGGAAATGTGACCAGGAAATTGGTTTTTAAAAGAAGTTGTCCGCCAGCACACCAGTGAGATCTTACCAACCCTGTCCATGATAGCCtcagctgcttatgcgccattaagtGAAACAAACAGACACGCACACAATTAGTTAAAATGAATCACCACGTGAAATCTTGATTTCTGCAACAGTTCAGTGTAAGTTTCAGTTAATTAAAACGACAAAGCAGAGTTCATACTGCAGTTATTGTGTGCAGACCAAAGGCACAGTGCCAAAAATTTGGCGCCTTCACTCCATCAAAGAAGGCTTGGTGCTCTCGCTGGCGTGTGTTAGAGTGCTTCGAGTGACGCTGCAAACTTGAGGTTGCCTACAGCTGTCACTTTTCCCCGCAGGAATCTCTGAAATTTGAATTTTTCGCATTTCTCTCGTAATTCGAGGTATTTTACAAGTAAAAGATAAGAAGGCGTACTGCTATCGATTAAGAGCTCACTGGAATGGGTTCCGTGCTAGTAGTCCACAGGCGAAAAAGTATCACCGAAACAAAATCGCGAGTTCTCATCCGCGGCGTGGAGACGCGAAAATCTGACCAATGCACTCCATTCACTCTCCTTACTTTACCGAGATAATTTTGAGCTCTCCATATCAACAGCGTGACGCGCAAGTCAGATCGTCAGTGTGGAGGAGTTGACTTTTGACTTTTATCGATTAACCAATGTATGGAGGAGTTTACTTTTAGACAGCTAACGCAGAGGTCAGGCGTAGTTTACGCGCGGAATTTGTGCGTAATTCAACCGCCTAaccgacaattctggacaaaatatctgccgtcggcaggcttgcatgttttcatttatgttcttgctaccgtcaaaagcgttcctcattgtttttctatggcagtctgaacAGCGTGATGCCAGCTAGTAAAGAAAAAATCGGACtatgaccattaccttcaatatttccataagagtatcttaaaattttcaaattttgtccaagaatgttggacacgaGTTGTGCGCTGTCGGAATTTAAACCTTAGCCGCGGGCTGCCCCGGCGCGCTCTGCAGGAAATCGAGCGGACATTGCCGTCTCACTTCCCGCGCCGGCCTACTCAAGGCAAACTGGGCCGGCCGATCCAGTTGACCGCCAACCACTTCAGCGTTGAGATCCCTTCCGGTAACGTTTTCCACTACGACGTGGAGATATGCTCAGAGTCGCGCAAGGAGACCAACAAAGTGCCCGAGAAGCGCAAGTACCGCTGCATCAGCACCAAGATCAACCGCCTGGTCATCGAGTTGCTCGTCAAGAAGTACCGGGTCGACCTGAGTGGCTGCATGCCCGCCTTCGACGGCCGCAAGAACTTGTACACGCGCCGTGAGCTCAATTTCCGTGAGCGCACCTTCACGGTCGACTTCGAGGAGGACCAGCGGATTCAGAAGTTCATCGTGaagatccagtacgcggccacCGTGAATCTGGACGCGCTACAGGCGGTCTTCGACAGACGCGTCAGCCATGTTCCTCAGGAGGTCCTCCAAGCCGTGGACATCGTGCTGCGGCACGGACCGTCGATAAAACTCACGCCCGTCGGGCGGTCCTTCTTCAGGCCGCCGGCCCCAGGCGAATACAACACCCTTGGAGGTGGCCGCGAAGTCTGGTTCGGCTACTACACTAGCGTTCGACCTGCTCAGTGGAAGcccatgctcaacgtcgacatttCGGCCACCGCCTTCTACGAGCCTCTACCCGTGACCGACTTCATGTGCAAACTGTTCAGCGATTGCCGGCGCGAGATGTCGGCCGGAGACTTCAAGAACCTGCGCGACTTCCAGAACGTTCGTCTCAACAAGGAGCTCAAGGGTTTGCGCGTCAAGGTCACCCACCTTCCATACCCTCGCAAGTACAAGGTAATTCGCGTCACCAAGGAACCAGCCAAGAAGCTCTACTTCGAAATGGAAGACGGCACCCGTTGCTCGGTGGCCGACTACTTCCAAAACCGTTACGACCGCCTCAAGTACCCGAACCTGCCCTGCATCCAAACCGGCAGCGAAAACCACCCGGTCTACCTCCCGCTGGAGGTCTGCGTGATCGTCGAAGGGCAGCACTGCAAGAAGAAACTGGACGAGAACCAGACGTCCGAGATGATCAAGCGTACGGCCCAGCCACCGGCCAAGCGCTTCAACGAGATCCGCCAGTCGGTGCGGgatctggtcagcagcagcgaccAGTGCCTGCGCGAGTTCGGCATCAAAATCAGCACCGAGCCGACACAGCTCAAGGGCAGGGTGCTCGATCCGCCGTCGCTGGTCTTCGAGAACAACAACATCGGCAAGCCCCGCGAGGGCACCTGGGAACTGCGGGGCCGTCACTTCTACAAGTCGGCCACGCTGACCCGCTGGACGCTGCTCAACCTGAGCCAGTTCGCGCAGCGAGACAGCCTCGACAACTTCGTCAAGATGCTCATCCGCGTCGGCCAGGAACTGGGCATGAGCATCGAGCAGCCGCTGGATGTCACCACGACTGACACGAACCGCAAGCCCGTGCGGAATATCCTGCTCGAGGAGCAGCGCAAGACCGCCAACCTCGAGATGGTCATCATCGTGCTTGCCAAGAACACGAGCTACGCCGATATCAAGCAGGTAGCCGAGACCGAGATCGGGCTGCGCACGCAGTGCGTAATGGACAACAACGTGATCAAGAAGTGCAACGCCGCGCTCATCACCAACCTCTGTCAGAAGATGAACGCCAAGCTGGGCGGCATCAACAACAGCCTGCTGCCCAAGGAGAAGCCGAAAATCTTCCAGAAGCCGGTTATCATCATCGGCGCGGACGTGACTCACCCGGCGCCTGGGGACAAGCTGAGGCCGTCCATCGCGGCGTGCGTTGGTAGCTTGGATGCCATTCCGTACAAGTTCCACGCCTCCGTTCGCGTCCAGATGGCAGACTCCGCTGCCACTTCGCGCCTGGAGATCATCAAGGACCTCAAGGACATGATGAAAGACACGCTGAAGGCATTTTATCATGCTACCAGGCACAAGCCAGAGCGCATTATCTTTTACcgggacggagtgagcgaggggcagttcatGGAGGTCCGCAACCGCGAGGTAAGTTTCGAATGCAAAATGATTTATCCCCGCATCTTTTTGTGGGTTGGTTATGATTGAAAGGGGCAGCAGCATATCGTCTCGCGGATTCTACATCGAACATCATCGACCGCGGTAACTGGCGGGTCTCAATGTAGATAAAACACCACACCACAGCGCTGGACACCACAGCGCTGGTGTTCATCGTACCCGTCTTGCACTGTTGCATTTTTAGCTGTCATGAATTACCTGCAAGCCCGATCAGAGAAGCTTCCAAGTTACTGTGGATTCTACCAGTTTTCCATATACGATAAGAATTTACTCACAGCGCCATTACCTTCTCCTAACTTTGTTCGAAAGACGACGGTTCGTTGCTGTTGGACTGTGCACGAAATGGTGTTGTCCTGCCCATCCCTTGTGTCAAGCTCCAGAAGCAGTGTTTAATCCATTAGGCGACCAGTTCAGGGCTACAACTTGGCCGTGATCTTGTttccaggtgagcgccatccgacTGGCGTGCCAGGAGCTTTCCCCGAACGAGACGTACGAGCCGGCGCTGAcattcatcgtggtccagaagcgtcACCACACGCGTTTCATGCCCGCCAATGACCGGGACGGGGTTGGCAAGTGCCGCAACGTGCCGCCCGGCACCACCGTAGACTCTGTTGTCACGCACCCGCTCGACTTCGACTTCTACCTCTGCAGCCATTTCGGCATTCAGGTGCACAGTAATGGAATGCAGTCTGGGGCCCAGTAGTCGGTACTTGGGTCGCAGAAACTCCCTAATGACGCAGAAGCGAACTGAACGTGCTCCGAACTTTTCAGTGCAACATTAAGCAGACCACTATAGAGGCAGTGACAGGGAGTTTGGGCGCATCTTACacattataaagcacaggatgACTGTTAGCTGTGGGCCCGAATAGCAACTGCGCATGGGCCTACTTTGATATTTCATTGTGCAACTGCCAGTAAAGGGTTCCCGCAAAATGGGAtctgtttggtttatggaggtttaacgtcccaaagcgactcagactatgagagatgccgtagtgaagggcttcggaaatttcgaccacttggggctctttaacgtgcactgagattgcgcagtacacgggcttctcgaatttcgcctccatcgtcgaaattcgtccgccacaGCCGGGAACGGGATGTGTCCCAAAAAGGGGGCCACAGGATAGTAACAAACTTTTAAGGCAcccaaattcatcatcatcatgattattatcagcctaactatgcccagtgcagggaaaaggcctctcctatgtctctacagttaccctgtcctttgaaagctgcggccatcgtatcccGGCAAACTtgccaatctcatccgcccacctagctttctgccgccccttgctacgcctcccttttcttggaatcaactccgttgcccttaaagaccagcggttgtcttccaattcgcattacatacccagcccaagcccatctcttcctcttgattcctaaGCTAAGACTGCCTAAGTGTTGGCGGGGATGTGACGCGAGGTCTGTCGTCTACAACCAGGAGATCATGCTGCGATTCCGTGGGTTGAACCGGCCCCGTGGTGTCTGTGGTGCAGGGCACGAGCAGGCCGTCGCACTACTACATTTTGTGGGACGACTCGAGCTTTACTGCGGACGACGTGCAGTATCTGAGCTACTACCTCTGTCACACGTACGCCCGCTGCACGCGGAGCGTTAGCATCCCGGCGCCCGTTTACTATGCTCATCTGGCCGCGTACCGGGCCAAGAAGCACCTGATGAGCAAGGTGGATGTGTCAAGCTCGAGCAGCGACTCGTCTGGGGGCAGCGCCGACGCCGTCTCAACCCGTCAGTATGCGGAGGCTGTCAAGGTGCTCGAGTCCCTCAAGACTGGCATGTACTTCGTGTGAGGACCAACACTGCTGGGTGAGCGATGTTCAGTACACTGAGCTGTCATGACGTCATTGTACCATACTAAAGTATGGCATGGTGGGTGTGTAGCGTACCAAAGCGGCTCATGGGATATGGGGTattgttgtgaagggctccgcattGGACTTGAACACCTGCTggttccatagcgtgcactgcGATCGCATGGCACACGGCGGTCTTCCCATAGCCACTGTGTCACCACGGCGGGTCAGTTATAGGAGCTATGTAGGCTATGTGCATAAGAACAAACGTCTCGCCATGAGGGCTCATTGACAAAAAACTGCGCTATACAGTGCCGCTAAGGAACTTGtctccggcaaaaaaaaaaaaacgcggaaccTAAGGCATGGACAGGCTGGTTGCCCAAAGTTAATGCCATCAAAGCTCCTCCATATCCCCAGCATTCTGGCCCATGCGCCTCAagaaaccggtcgcgccatctcgcgacagccggcggcgcgtaactcaatggcgatgaaaaaataaaaattaatacctcgTCGCGCATAAGTTAGAGAATAGCTGTCTCGCCAAGATGttaaatgcttcttaaagtttcttttagtagAGTTTCATAATTATAGCTTACATGCTGCGTTTACCATACGCAATAAGCTACGATAGCATGGAGTTTATGACGaagtcctgaaaaataccccacttcacTTTATCGTTCACCAAAGCTCTAAAttacaatatatcgacaagctcatTGGAGCTTCAGGAAGCGTAATGTCCTACCTTGAAAGAAGtataaagtattttacatttgaatGAAGCAAAAGATTTCCTACGCTGTTGCTCTCTCATGCATCCTCAGCATTGGcaagaaacgtgtggcgccctctcttggtgtgttggcaaggcgcacgtccccgctgcagtgtccctgctttggtagtttGCTTTGTGAGGTTGAGCCGTGCTgtacgaatgcgcacttttatcaaaagtgcccccatcggagtgaggctatgaccatgggctgctacataaaatgctacaagaaagcgcgtgccttctatgaggtatacaAAGAAAACTATAAGGAgaatcttttgcttgacaggtatattttttattaagcgcgtacagtgaccacacgggcataggtgacagtggaattgcgtgcgcattaacagtgcaaagcaatgaaacttcaaggtactttgttcaagcagtgaaatgcgtaattcccagacgctaatacttagagctcactcaccgatacttgtatatgggtcTTGCATTGTGCGTTGGAAATATTAAAATAGTGaattaatgactacattttaacaatcatattattaggctcaatagcagatagctcttcgaaagttttgtcgatgtggtggaAGAGCAGcacggatgcgttgaagtgaatgtcgtAAGTgccaggcggcaaacctgatgctgcgttttatggcagtaggtgatttgtccaatgtaacaattagcaGTGTGGTAGCTcgcaacatttttttctaggttggtaaagtgaaTCTcgtgattcgatcgttcgccgtcgataagggctttgccactgctgtaatcgatgctagtttcggcagtTATATGTCAACCGCTAACGAacacttcatagaatggcatgctgggaactattctgaagagtgtgccatctcTTCGGCATGCAAGTAAATACGCCGTTACACAAAGCAGCAATTAAGAGTCAAACGTgaattaaatgttcttgattatgatttaaatttgGTGAAGAATGAGCGGAAGATACTGTCGGATAACACGAGGTTTCAATGCTTactgcgtttctccagcgcggctgCTGGGCGCTGCACCCAGCCTGCTTGTGCAATGTGGCGGTCACATGATTAATTAGCGACAGGGCGTTACATgagcgcggccctgaatatgcagtgaatttaccgtgttgcgaatatgtgcaacagcacCTACAGGCACTCtcggacgagtggcgcgaacatattcatttttttttgcatatgagGTGTAAACCTAcccccacctttttttttgctgtcgctctcctgtgtacttctcggtatcctctctctttgcctttaattccgccggttgcagttccggtacTTGAGCGATTAGATAACAATTGCCGGGCCAGCGACATTTTTAGCgtcctttttgtattttcgtcggttgttgttgcctctcaagcgattggcaaactactacttcttcgaCGTGtggctccgggggggggggggggggggggggggttgttcaCAGACCGCGGTTGTAAGAAGAGGGCGCCGTTTCCAGGGATCGATTAACATCCTCCCGCGACTTTTAAATTTGCCTTGATTGgtttccacagcctacgacaCCTAGCACTCGAAGCAGGGTATTTTCCATACCACGCCTTCGGCCTTTTCTGtcggatgactgtctttgaaggggcagaggaggcgtccgataatggtggccgTCTTGTGCA comes from the Amblyomma americanum isolate KBUSLIRL-KWMA chromosome 1, ASM5285725v1, whole genome shotgun sequence genome and includes:
- the LOC144120713 gene encoding protein argonaute-4-like, which encodes MAPHSRQQRACLGTFAALDSCQTASHGLEIERTLPSHFPRRPTQGKLGRPIQLTANHFSVEIPSGNVFHYDVEICSESRKETNKVPEKRKYRCISTKINRLVIELLVKKYRVDLSGCMPAFDGRKNLYTRRELNFRERTFTVDFEEDQRIQKFIVKIQYAATVNLDALQAVFDRRVSHVPQEVLQAVDIVLRHGPSIKLTPVGRSFFRPPAPGEYNTLGGGREVWFGYYTSVRPAQWKPMLNVDISATAFYEPLPVTDFMCKLFSDCRREMSAGDFKNLRDFQNVRLNKELKGLRVKVTHLPYPRKYKVIRVTKEPAKKLYFEMEDGTRCSVADYFQNRYDRLKYPNLPCIQTGSENHPVYLPLEVCVIVEGQHCKKKLDENQTSEMIKRTAQPPAKRFNEIRQSVRDLVSSSDQCLREFGIKISTEPTQLKGRVLDPPSLVFENNNIGKPREGTWELRGRHFYKSATLTRWTLLNLSQFAQRDSLDNFVKMLIRVGQELGMSIEQPLDVTTTDTNRKPVRNILLEEQRKTANLEMVIIVLAKNTSYADIKQVAETEIGLRTQCVMDNNVIKKCNAALITNLCQKMNAKLGGINNSLLPKEKPKIFQKPVIIIGADVTHPAPGDKLRPSIAACVGSLDAIPYKFHASVRVQMADSAATSRLEIIKDLKDMMKDTLKAFYHATRHKPERIIFYRDGVSEGQFMEVRNREVSAIRLACQELSPNETYEPALTFIVVQKRHHTRFMPANDRDGVGKCRNVPPGTTVDSVVTHPLDFDFYLCSHFGIQGTSRPSHYYILWDDSSFTADDVQYLSYYLCHTYARCTRSVSIPAPVYYAHLAAYRAKKHLMSKVDVSSSSSDSSGGSADAVSTRQYAEAVKVLESLKTGMYFV